One window of Nocardia nova SH22a genomic DNA carries:
- the hemQ gene encoding hydrogen peroxide-dependent heme synthase codes for MARLDYQALNSTIRYLMFSVFQVEPGVLGDQRDTVVKQAREFFDSLEERGVVVRGIYDVAGLRADADFMIWWHAEHIEDLQAAYADFRRTTDLGRASTPVWSNAAIHRPAEFNKSHIPAFLAGEEPGNYICVYPFVRSYDWYLLPDEERRRMLADHGKQARGYPDVRANTVASFALGDYEWILAFEAPELHRIVDLMRDLRATDARNHVREEIPFFSGPRVDVEKLVNALP; via the coding sequence ATGGCGCGACTCGATTACCAAGCTCTCAACTCGACCATCCGGTATCTGATGTTCTCGGTGTTCCAGGTCGAACCCGGGGTGCTGGGGGATCAGCGCGACACCGTGGTCAAGCAGGCGCGGGAATTCTTCGACTCGCTCGAGGAGCGCGGCGTCGTGGTGCGAGGCATCTACGACGTGGCGGGCTTGCGCGCCGACGCCGATTTCATGATCTGGTGGCATGCCGAGCACATCGAGGATCTGCAGGCCGCCTACGCCGACTTCCGCCGGACCACCGATCTGGGCCGCGCGAGCACCCCGGTGTGGAGCAATGCCGCCATCCACCGCCCGGCGGAATTCAACAAGAGCCACATCCCGGCGTTCCTCGCCGGGGAAGAGCCGGGCAACTACATCTGTGTCTACCCGTTCGTCCGCTCCTACGACTGGTACCTGCTGCCCGACGAGGAGCGGCGCCGCATGCTGGCCGATCACGGCAAGCAGGCCCGCGGCTACCCGGATGTGCGGGCCAACACGGTCGCCTCCTTCGCCCTCGGCGACTACGAGTGGATCCTCGCGTTCGAGGCGCCGGAACTGCACCGCATCGTCGATCTCATGCGTGATCTGCGCGCCACCGACGCCCGCAATCACGTCCGCGAGGAGATTCCGTTCTTCAGCGGCCCGCGCGTCGACGTGGAGAAGCTCGTCAACGCACTGCCCTGA
- a CDS encoding DUF3000 domain-containing protein, producing the protein MTPLDIRDGAAPTPGPDSEPAQFRAAVDAMGTASVHPRIELAPIRPPQRLAPYSYAIGAEVKHPDTNVIPVDSDDDAFGRLILLHDPNGHEAWHGVFRLVAYIQADIDAALAGDPLLPEVAWSWLVDSLESRGEEFTALGGTVTSTSSVRYGDIAGPPRAYQLELRASWTVGSPQLAPHVEAFCEVLAYAAGLPPAGITHLPPHPRIADDRF; encoded by the coding sequence GTGACACCGCTCGACATCCGCGACGGCGCCGCACCGACCCCGGGCCCCGACAGCGAACCCGCTCAATTTCGCGCCGCGGTCGATGCGATGGGCACCGCATCCGTCCACCCGAGGATCGAGCTGGCACCGATCCGTCCTCCCCAGCGCCTGGCGCCGTACTCGTACGCCATCGGAGCGGAGGTCAAACATCCCGACACGAATGTGATCCCCGTCGACTCCGACGACGACGCGTTCGGCCGCCTGATCCTGCTGCACGATCCCAACGGGCACGAGGCCTGGCACGGGGTGTTCCGGCTGGTGGCCTACATCCAGGCCGATATCGACGCCGCCCTCGCCGGAGATCCGCTGCTGCCGGAGGTGGCGTGGAGTTGGCTGGTGGACTCGCTGGAATCGCGCGGTGAGGAGTTCACCGCCCTCGGCGGCACCGTCACCTCCACGAGTTCGGTCCGCTACGGCGATATCGCCGGACCGCCGCGGGCCTACCAACTGGAGTTGCGAGCGTCGTGGACGGTCGGATCACCCCAGCTCGCCCCCCATGTCGAGGCGTTCTGCGAGGTGCTCGCCTACGCCGCGGGCCTGCCTCCGGCCGGCATCACCCATTTGCCACCGCATCCGCGGATTGCCGACGACCGCTTCTGA
- the hemE gene encoding uroporphyrinogen decarboxylase, translating into MSTPTRRRLSDAPFLAAATGAAPGRRPVWFMRQAGRSLPEYREVRAGIGMLESCFDPELVCEITLQPVRRHGVDAAILFSDIVVPLKAAGIDLDIVPGVGPVIANPVRSIDDVRALPRLRREEVGAVTDGIGLLLDALGETPLIGFAGAPFTLASYLVEGGPSRNHERTKAMMLGDPQTWHALLGVLTDIAIEFLRAQLAAGVDAVQLFDSWAGALSLAQYREFVLPHSERVFAEIAEAGVPRIHFGVGTGELLGAMGEAGADVVGVDWRVPLTDAVRRVGPGKVLQGNLDPAVLFAGPQVIEREIRRIAHEADEAVTLGATGHIFNLGHGVLPDTDPDAITAAVALIHNLPIPL; encoded by the coding sequence ATGAGCACACCAACCCGCCGCCGTCTGTCCGATGCGCCGTTCCTCGCCGCCGCCACCGGCGCCGCGCCCGGTCGGCGCCCCGTCTGGTTCATGCGGCAGGCCGGGCGCTCGCTGCCCGAATACCGCGAAGTGCGCGCCGGTATCGGCATGCTCGAATCGTGCTTCGATCCGGAGCTGGTGTGTGAGATCACCCTGCAGCCGGTCCGGCGGCACGGTGTGGACGCGGCAATCCTGTTCTCCGACATCGTCGTTCCGCTCAAGGCGGCCGGAATCGATCTCGATATCGTGCCCGGTGTCGGGCCGGTGATCGCGAATCCGGTGCGCTCGATCGACGATGTGCGGGCACTGCCGCGGCTGCGCCGCGAGGAGGTGGGCGCGGTCACCGACGGTATCGGCCTGTTGCTCGACGCCCTCGGTGAGACGCCGCTGATCGGATTCGCCGGTGCGCCTTTCACTCTCGCGTCCTATCTGGTGGAGGGCGGGCCGAGCCGCAATCACGAGCGCACCAAGGCGATGATGCTCGGCGATCCGCAGACCTGGCACGCGCTGCTGGGCGTGCTCACCGATATCGCGATCGAATTCCTGCGCGCCCAGCTCGCCGCCGGGGTGGACGCGGTACAGCTGTTCGACTCGTGGGCGGGGGCGCTCTCACTGGCGCAGTACCGGGAATTTGTGCTGCCGCATTCGGAACGGGTCTTCGCCGAGATCGCCGAGGCGGGTGTGCCGCGCATACATTTCGGTGTCGGCACCGGAGAGCTGCTGGGCGCGATGGGCGAAGCCGGGGCCGATGTGGTGGGCGTGGACTGGCGGGTTCCGCTGACCGATGCCGTGCGCCGGGTCGGTCCCGGAAAAGTGTTGCAGGGCAACCTCGATCCGGCGGTCCTGTTCGCCGGGCCGCAGGTGATCGAACGTGAGATCCGCCGCATCGCGCACGAGGCCGACGAGGCGGTCACCCTGGGCGCCACCGGTCACATCTTCAATCTGGGCCACGGCGTGCTGCCGGACACCGACCCGGACGCCATCACCGCCGCCGTCGCACTGATCCACAACCTGCCGATACCGCTGTAG
- a CDS encoding protoporphyrinogen oxidase yields the protein MRVAVVGGGISGLVAAYRLRTALGPDLDLILLERRDRLGGTLRTDVIAGEPVDVGAEAFVGRRPEIPALLDELGLSDQLVHPAGRRPLIWSGGATHPLPERTLMGIPSGPDTVAGLVDEATLARITEEPDRPLRWEPGSDVSVAELVAERFGAQVVARSVDPLLGGVYAGRAESIGVRAALPTLAVALDAGAPNLTAAVSRALPPPSTGPVFGGLRDGYGVLLDALRHAAAPKVEIDTAATKLVRTGSGWQVEPIGAVDAVVLATPAPVTAALLRDIAPEAAAAAGGIELSSSAVVALGLPADTALPDNSGILVATGESLRAKAFTLSSRKWPHLAGRDLALVRASFGRFGDDTPLSWPDEELIAAAVEDLSTVTGLTLRPEEALVQRWRGGLPQYAPGHTERIVALEGEVATLPGLAVAGAYLHGVGVPACAASGTAAAQCLLSR from the coding sequence ATGCGGGTTGCGGTGGTCGGTGGTGGAATCAGCGGACTGGTGGCGGCCTATCGGCTGCGGACGGCCCTCGGCCCGGATCTCGACCTGATTCTGCTCGAGCGGCGCGATCGTCTCGGCGGGACCCTGCGAACCGATGTGATCGCTGGGGAGCCGGTGGACGTGGGGGCCGAGGCATTCGTCGGGCGGCGGCCCGAAATACCCGCGCTGCTGGACGAATTGGGGCTGTCGGACCAGTTGGTCCATCCCGCGGGGCGGCGGCCGCTCATCTGGTCCGGCGGCGCCACCCATCCGCTGCCCGAGCGCACGTTGATGGGAATTCCGTCCGGTCCGGACACGGTCGCAGGTCTGGTCGACGAGGCCACGCTGGCCCGGATCACCGAGGAGCCCGACCGGCCGCTGCGCTGGGAGCCCGGCAGCGATGTGTCGGTGGCCGAACTGGTGGCCGAGCGTTTCGGTGCGCAGGTCGTCGCCCGCAGCGTGGATCCGCTGCTGGGTGGGGTGTACGCCGGGCGCGCGGAGTCGATCGGTGTGCGGGCCGCGCTGCCCACTCTGGCCGTGGCACTCGACGCCGGTGCGCCGAATCTGACCGCCGCGGTCTCGCGGGCGCTTCCGCCGCCCTCGACCGGGCCGGTCTTCGGCGGACTGCGCGACGGCTACGGTGTCCTGCTGGACGCGCTGCGCCACGCCGCCGCGCCGAAGGTCGAAATCGACACGGCGGCAACAAAACTGGTGCGAACCGGGAGCGGCTGGCAGGTCGAGCCGATCGGTGCGGTCGACGCGGTGGTATTGGCCACCCCGGCACCGGTCACAGCCGCACTGCTGCGCGACATCGCGCCGGAGGCCGCGGCCGCCGCCGGTGGTATCGAGCTGTCCTCGTCGGCCGTGGTGGCGCTGGGGCTACCCGCCGACACCGCGCTGCCGGACAATTCCGGAATTCTGGTCGCCACCGGAGAATCGTTGCGCGCCAAGGCGTTCACCCTCTCCAGCCGCAAGTGGCCGCATCTGGCCGGCCGCGACCTGGCGCTGGTGCGGGCCTCCTTCGGCCGTTTCGGTGACGACACACCGCTGTCCTGGCCGGACGAGGAGTTGATCGCCGCGGCGGTCGAGGATCTGTCCACCGTCACCGGCCTGACGCTGCGGCCGGAAGAAGCCCTGGTACAACGCTGGCGTGGCGGGCTACCGCAGTATGCGCCCGGACACACCGAGCGAATCGTGGCACTGGAGGGCGAGGTGGCGACGCTGCCGGGGCTGGCGGTGGCTGGGGCGTACCTGCACGGTGTCGGGGTACCGGCCTGCGCGGCATCGGGAACCGCTGCCGCACAATGTCTTCTGTCGCGCTAG
- a CDS encoding alpha/beta hydrolase — protein sequence MRWTRAALLASSLTVLLTAACGAGPSQRPGVAVEGPHDGSGPAVTATSTAPPPPPQAQVPKTDLAWHDCAAPTFNLLGAGAPPPGVIFECADFSVPIDTGGSILGTFRTAAVRARTPQTPADAAPVVVTSGADRSTTATLAGLVSGPGAAILGAHPLVGVDRRGLGSSQPLDCLLDDTRRGLADNGQFVPGGGDRVDATAKLSQDATVACQDFLQPYQATFDAPHAADDIEQLRKQWQVDRIDLLGTGNGARVALSYAAKYGSDHLARLVLDSPEPVGTDQVSRTEQQVKGAEAALTGFARRCADLGCSLGADPRAAITDLVGRAGAGQLGTVSASALTTTITAFLGDPRADQTAHTAELADALSAAGRGDLGALQNLITRESAAVAADGQFVSRCSDNQQAATPERAKQLQTDWGTKYPVFGATAATGLMECSAWPVVKAPAQPDKFTLPVLVLGTAADPIVGGDGPSSVTGVLGAAGARTSTLQWQGGGHPVFTHSGCAQQNIVTYLKDAKLPADGTVCPA from the coding sequence ATGCGTTGGACTCGGGCCGCCCTGCTGGCATCATCGCTGACGGTTCTGCTCACCGCCGCCTGCGGTGCCGGACCCTCGCAGCGGCCCGGCGTCGCGGTGGAGGGACCGCACGACGGCTCGGGCCCCGCGGTCACCGCCACCAGCACCGCACCGCCGCCGCCACCGCAGGCCCAGGTGCCCAAAACCGATCTGGCCTGGCACGATTGCGCCGCGCCCACATTCAATCTGCTCGGTGCGGGCGCGCCGCCGCCGGGAGTGATCTTCGAATGTGCGGACTTCTCCGTGCCGATCGATACCGGCGGTTCGATCCTGGGAACATTCCGCACCGCGGCCGTCCGGGCCCGCACCCCGCAGACCCCGGCCGATGCCGCACCGGTGGTGGTCACCTCCGGAGCCGATCGGTCCACGACGGCCACCCTCGCGGGTCTGGTGTCCGGTCCGGGCGCGGCGATTCTGGGCGCGCACCCGCTCGTCGGCGTGGATCGCCGCGGCCTGGGCAGCTCGCAGCCGCTCGACTGCCTGCTCGACGACACCCGCCGGGGCCTGGCCGACAACGGGCAGTTCGTACCGGGTGGCGGCGATCGGGTGGACGCGACGGCCAAACTGAGCCAGGACGCCACCGTCGCCTGTCAGGACTTCCTGCAGCCGTACCAGGCCACCTTCGACGCCCCGCACGCGGCCGACGACATCGAACAGCTGCGCAAACAGTGGCAGGTCGACCGCATCGACCTGCTCGGCACCGGTAACGGCGCCCGCGTCGCGCTCAGTTACGCCGCGAAATACGGCAGCGATCACCTCGCCCGGCTGGTCCTCGACTCCCCCGAGCCTGTCGGCACCGATCAGGTCAGCCGCACCGAACAGCAGGTCAAAGGCGCGGAGGCGGCGCTGACCGGATTCGCCCGCCGCTGCGCCGATCTCGGCTGCTCGCTGGGCGCGGATCCGCGGGCCGCGATCACCGATCTGGTCGGCCGGGCCGGGGCGGGGCAGCTCGGCACCGTATCGGCCTCGGCCCTGACCACGACCATCACCGCCTTCCTCGGCGATCCGCGCGCCGACCAGACCGCCCACACCGCCGAACTCGCCGATGCGCTGTCGGCGGCCGGACGCGGCGATCTCGGCGCACTGCAGAACCTGATCACCCGGGAGAGCGCGGCGGTCGCGGCGGATGGCCAGTTCGTCTCGCGATGCAGTGACAATCAGCAGGCCGCGACGCCGGAGCGGGCCAAGCAGTTGCAGACCGACTGGGGGACGAAGTATCCCGTCTTCGGCGCGACCGCGGCCACCGGGCTGATGGAATGCTCGGCCTGGCCGGTGGTCAAGGCGCCCGCGCAACCGGACAAGTTCACCCTCCCGGTGCTGGTCCTGGGCACGGCCGCGGATCCGATCGTCGGCGGGGACGGCCCTTCGTCGGTGACCGGTGTGCTGGGGGCCGCCGGGGCGCGCACGTCCACCCTGCAGTGGCAGGGCGGTGGTCATCCGGTCTTCACCCATTCCGGCTGCGCCCAGCAGAACATCGTCACGTATCTGAAGGATGCGAAGCTACCGGCCGACGGAACGGTCTGTCCCGCCTGA
- the msrB gene encoding peptide-methionine (R)-S-oxide reductase MsrB, whose product MSSQSDSSATSSLPAPKIELSPQEWRSRLTPQEYAVLREAGTERAFTGEYTDTETTGVYSCRACGAELFSSSEKFHSHCGWPSFFDPADSDAVILRSDDSLGMHRVEVLCANCHSHLGHVFEGEGYPTPTDKRYCINSISLRLHPSNNADDATH is encoded by the coding sequence ATGAGCTCACAGTCCGATTCCTCCGCGACCTCATCGCTTCCGGCCCCCAAGATCGAGCTGAGCCCGCAGGAATGGCGGTCTCGGCTGACCCCGCAGGAATACGCAGTACTGCGGGAGGCGGGGACCGAACGCGCCTTCACCGGTGAGTACACCGACACCGAGACCACCGGCGTCTACTCCTGCCGGGCCTGCGGCGCCGAGTTGTTCAGCAGCAGCGAGAAGTTCCATTCGCATTGCGGCTGGCCGTCGTTCTTCGATCCGGCCGACTCCGATGCGGTGATCCTGCGCTCCGACGATTCCCTCGGGATGCACCGCGTCGAGGTGCTGTGCGCGAACTGCCACAGCCACCTCGGACACGTCTTCGAGGGCGAGGGCTATCCGACGCCGACAGACAAGCGGTACTGCATCAACTCGATCTCGCTGCGTCTGCACCCCTCGAACAACGCAGACGACGCGACCCATTGA
- a CDS encoding MBL fold metallo-hydrolase, which produces MKIDQVSDSVYAVAGTNVNWALVISGSGVTLIDAGYPGDTDDVLKSVREVGHTLDDVSAVLVTHAHLDHIGAIPTLVDKIGMPVYTGGVEVPHARREYLEQITPKDMVRQLTTARGRRWVAQTLVAVRGRMDIKIPSVVSADDVVLPAGLTPIPTPGHTTGHTAYLLADEGVLFSGDALVTGHPLSRRSGPQILPAVFNHDEARTLDSARLLENHAAHTIVPGHGPSIRVNPESE; this is translated from the coding sequence ATGAAGATCGACCAAGTGTCCGACTCGGTCTATGCAGTGGCCGGAACGAATGTCAATTGGGCGCTGGTCATCAGCGGTTCCGGTGTGACGCTCATCGACGCCGGATATCCGGGTGACACGGATGATGTTCTGAAGTCGGTGCGTGAAGTCGGACATACGCTCGACGACGTCTCCGCGGTCCTCGTCACGCACGCTCATCTCGACCACATCGGGGCGATCCCCACACTCGTGGACAAGATCGGGATGCCGGTCTACACCGGCGGTGTCGAAGTACCGCATGCCCGGCGCGAATACCTCGAGCAGATCACGCCGAAGGACATGGTCCGACAGCTCACGACCGCCCGGGGACGACGCTGGGTCGCTCAGACCTTGGTCGCCGTTCGTGGGCGTATGGACATCAAGATCCCGTCCGTCGTCAGCGCCGACGACGTGGTCTTGCCTGCCGGACTGACACCGATTCCGACGCCCGGGCACACCACGGGTCACACGGCGTATCTCTTGGCGGACGAGGGAGTCCTGTTCTCCGGTGACGCTCTGGTCACCGGGCACCCGCTGAGCCGGCGTTCCGGGCCGCAGATCCTGCCCGCGGTGTTCAATCACGACGAAGCCCGAACGCTCGACAGCGCACGGCTTCTCGAGAACCACGCCGCCCACACGATCGTCCCCGGACACGGGCCGTCGATCCGAGTGAATCCGGAGTCCGAATGA
- a CDS encoding carboxymuconolactone decarboxylase family protein has translation MNDESAYANGMATRRQVMGDEFVDRAIDRTAGTASEELQRHITEHVWDAVWNRPGLSRRDRSLLNLGMLTALRAYEELAGHVRGALTNGLTRDEIVEAIIQTAGYCGAPASLAAMRTVQQVLDSTD, from the coding sequence ATGAACGACGAGAGCGCATATGCGAACGGAATGGCAACCCGACGGCAGGTGATGGGCGACGAATTCGTCGATCGCGCCATCGACCGAACCGCGGGCACGGCATCCGAGGAGTTGCAGCGGCACATCACCGAACACGTGTGGGATGCCGTCTGGAACCGCCCGGGTCTCAGCCGCCGAGATCGAAGTCTGCTCAACCTCGGCATGCTGACTGCACTGCGTGCCTACGAAGAGTTGGCCGGGCACGTCCGCGGGGCGCTCACCAACGGCCTCACCCGCGACGAAATCGTCGAGGCGATCATCCAGACCGCAGGATATTGCGGCGCGCCCGCGTCGCTCGCCGCGATGCGCACGGTTCAGCAAGTCCTCGACTCGACCGATTGA
- a CDS encoding glycosyltransferase family 87 protein, whose translation MFLRQLEPRTARTTAEVFNFALWPFAILTVLHQVIVKGTNFSITDDFAPVYKASLAFLNGHAIYGENFDLVDPHYLYPPSGTLLIAPLAIIDPEKSRWLFIGLNAIAIILAWYLLLRLFKYSIRSVAAPTLLLLMFASETVINTLGFGNVNGCLLLAEVLFIHLLLQRRDLLAGVVMGLTIAVKPTLAPLLLIPLARRQWQVFITAIGVPAVLTAIAWPLIKDPMDFVHRTTPYILKSRDYFNSAMVGNAGYYGLPVWLTWGMRIALGALVLISLWLLYRYCREDELFFICTTSGVLLIAYFLLSSLGQQYYSMMLFPFLMTVVLRNSVLRNWPAWLAIFGFMTYDKWLLDHWQSAGRALEYLRITFGWALLLIVVFCVLGDRYLAARREGRLDSGIEPSFLLPRAPQPAVVPAPRTNGREPVPAADAADPQESSQAGVPI comes from the coding sequence GTGTTCCTTCGTCAGCTCGAGCCGCGCACCGCTCGCACCACCGCCGAAGTGTTCAACTTCGCACTGTGGCCCTTCGCGATCCTCACCGTGCTGCATCAGGTCATCGTCAAAGGGACCAACTTCTCCATCACCGACGACTTCGCGCCGGTCTACAAGGCCTCGCTGGCCTTCCTGAACGGCCACGCGATCTACGGTGAGAACTTCGATCTGGTGGATCCGCATTACCTGTATCCACCGAGCGGAACACTGCTGATCGCACCGCTGGCGATCATCGATCCGGAGAAGTCGCGGTGGTTGTTCATCGGGCTGAACGCGATCGCGATCATCCTGGCGTGGTATCTGCTGCTGCGCCTGTTCAAGTATTCGATCAGGTCGGTGGCGGCGCCGACGCTGCTGTTGCTGATGTTCGCGTCCGAAACCGTGATCAACACACTGGGATTCGGCAATGTGAACGGCTGCCTGCTGCTGGCCGAGGTGCTGTTCATCCACCTGCTCTTACAACGGCGCGATCTGCTGGCCGGCGTGGTGATGGGTCTGACGATCGCGGTGAAACCGACGCTGGCGCCACTGCTGCTGATACCGCTGGCCCGCCGCCAGTGGCAGGTGTTCATCACCGCGATCGGGGTTCCAGCGGTATTGACCGCGATCGCGTGGCCGCTGATCAAGGATCCGATGGACTTCGTCCACCGCACCACGCCCTACATTCTGAAGTCGCGCGACTACTTCAACAGCGCGATGGTCGGCAATGCCGGGTACTACGGGCTGCCCGTCTGGCTGACCTGGGGTATGCGCATCGCGCTCGGTGCGCTGGTCCTGATCTCGTTGTGGCTGCTGTACCGGTACTGCCGCGAGGACGAACTGTTCTTCATCTGCACCACCTCCGGAGTCCTGCTCATCGCCTATTTCCTGTTGTCGAGCCTGGGCCAGCAGTACTACTCGATGATGCTGTTCCCGTTCCTGATGACGGTGGTGCTGCGTAATTCTGTGTTGCGCAACTGGCCCGCGTGGCTGGCGATATTCGGGTTCATGACCTACGACAAGTGGCTGCTCGATCACTGGCAGAGCGCCGGGCGGGCACTCGAGTACCTGCGAATCACTTTCGGCTGGGCGCTACTGCTGATCGTGGTGTTCTGCGTGCTCGGCGACCGGTATCTGGCCGCGCGCCGGGAGGGCCGCCTGGATTCCGGAATCGAGCCCTCTTTCCTGCTCCCCCGCGCACCCCAACCCGCCGTCGTGCCCGCGCCGCGGACCAACGGCCGGGAACCGGTTCCCGCCGCCGACGCGGCCGATCCGCAGGAATCGTCGCAGGCAGGCGTTCCGATCTGA
- a CDS encoding fumarylacetoacetate hydrolase family protein: MTRAAIRRLLNRAGHSIDAQIDTGAGWQATDQLAWQSPFQPDFELERYADLPDGAGVLPVCPASFRDFMVFEKHAIDAARGLARRFMPAVYPVARIFERVTGGTFPPFRPHSLWYRQPIYYMSNALTIIPSGVPVCAPAYTEALDFELELGVVLERPLRDASAEEAAAAIGAVVVINDFSARDVQFAEMRSGFGPQRAKHFATSMSSTAVTGPNVAHDLDRLTATVTIDGKVVSETGTRGMRYSLGEAIAHCSQGEQLFPGELFSTGTLPGGSGMELGRWLAPGERLRLEIDGVGVVEHLIRGEA, translated from the coding sequence ATGACCCGGGCAGCAATTCGGCGGCTGCTCAACCGCGCCGGCCACAGCATCGATGCGCAGATCGACACCGGTGCGGGTTGGCAGGCGACCGATCAGCTCGCCTGGCAGTCGCCATTCCAGCCGGATTTCGAACTGGAGCGGTACGCGGACCTGCCCGACGGTGCCGGGGTGCTTCCGGTGTGTCCCGCGTCCTTTCGTGACTTCATGGTCTTCGAGAAGCATGCGATCGATGCCGCCCGCGGACTCGCTCGACGATTCATGCCCGCGGTCTATCCGGTCGCACGCATCTTCGAACGAGTGACCGGCGGGACTTTCCCGCCGTTTCGTCCGCACTCGCTGTGGTACCGCCAGCCGATCTATTACATGTCCAACGCCCTCACGATCATCCCGTCCGGTGTGCCGGTGTGCGCGCCGGCATACACCGAGGCGCTGGACTTCGAACTCGAACTCGGTGTCGTATTGGAGCGGCCCTTGCGCGACGCCTCGGCCGAAGAAGCCGCGGCGGCCATCGGGGCCGTCGTCGTCATCAACGACTTCTCGGCCCGGGACGTGCAGTTCGCGGAAATGCGTTCGGGTTTCGGGCCGCAGCGGGCCAAGCACTTCGCCACGTCCATGTCGTCGACCGCAGTCACCGGGCCGAACGTCGCCCACGATCTCGATCGGCTGACGGCAACCGTCACGATCGACGGCAAGGTCGTCTCGGAGACCGGAACCCGGGGCATGCGGTATTCACTGGGCGAAGCGATCGCGCACTGTTCGCAGGGCGAACAGCTCTTTCCCGGTGAGCTGTTCTCGACAGGTACGTTGCCCGGTGGGTCCGGGATGGAGTTGGGTCGCTGGCTCGCCCCGGGGGAGAGGCTGCGCCTGGAGATCGACGGCGTCGGGGTAGTCGAGCATCTCATCAGGGGCGAAGCATGA
- a CDS encoding pyrimidine reductase family protein — protein MQRVPDAIQFTALTSGDAGEITDLVQLYTYPTALDAPWIRVNFIASLDGAVTVDGRSGALGRPADATVFAILRDLADVILVGAGTVRSENYGGARTDSRRRMRLHHHGLGGTRDGAPPPIAVVTASAALDPASRLFTDTARPPLVLTTVTADADHKQLLADAGAEVIEAGHSTVGADDIRRVLGERGLPRVLCEGGPSLFGDLIGAGAVDELCLTVSPLLVGGTAGRIAVSPNALPTPMSLHHALLDDDGTVLTRWERTRTQS, from the coding sequence GAGATCACCGACCTGGTTCAGCTCTACACCTATCCGACGGCCCTCGACGCCCCGTGGATCCGGGTCAATTTCATCGCCAGCCTCGACGGCGCCGTCACCGTCGACGGCCGGTCGGGTGCGCTCGGCCGCCCCGCCGACGCCACCGTGTTCGCCATCCTGCGTGATCTCGCCGATGTGATCCTGGTCGGCGCCGGAACCGTGCGATCGGAGAACTACGGCGGCGCCCGCACCGATTCGCGCCGCCGGATGCGCCTGCACCACCACGGTCTCGGCGGCACGCGGGACGGCGCGCCGCCGCCGATCGCGGTCGTCACCGCGAGCGCGGCACTGGATCCGGCGAGCCGGTTGTTCACCGACACCGCGCGCCCGCCGCTGGTGCTGACCACCGTCACCGCCGACGCCGATCACAAACAGCTGCTGGCCGATGCAGGAGCCGAGGTGATCGAGGCCGGTCACAGCACCGTCGGCGCCGACGACATCCGGCGGGTGCTGGGCGAACGCGGACTGCCGCGGGTGCTGTGCGAGGGCGGGCCGTCGCTGTTCGGTGACCTGATCGGCGCCGGTGCGGTCGACGAGTTGTGCCTGACCGTGTCGCCGCTGCTGGTCGGCGGCACCGCCGGGCGAATCGCGGTGTCGCCCAACGCCTTGCCGACGCCGATGAGCCTGCATCACGCCCTGCTCGACGACGACGGCACGGTGCTGACCCGTTGGGAGCGGACTCGCACCCAGAGCTGA